The following coding sequences are from one Daphnia pulex isolate KAP4 chromosome 11, ASM2113471v1 window:
- the LOC124207051 gene encoding endophilin-A-like isoform X3 has translation MAFAGLKKQINKANQYVTEKMGAAEGTKMDDDFVEMERKTDVTYELVEELQMKTKEFLQPNPTARAKMAAVKAGISKLSGQAKAATYPQPEGTLGETMSAYGRKLGEESVFGAALIESGETMKQLADVKYALDDNVKQNFLEPLHHLQSKDLKEVLHHRKKLHGRRLDFDCKKRKQTKGAGGNLQSSSPYGSPARSPSPYRGTGSSVTEDEIRQAEEKFAESLHLAQMGMHNILDNDVEQIAQLAFFAEGLLEYHKQCTDILKVLTETLHDKRNEAASKPRKEFIPKTLADLPMSMGGEMMSSTGRTTPSSLTDGLNGMNNAKTPSAVSPSSAPGWDPFGQNASAAQGRPNSRPQPSATAVYDFDPENPGELGFKEGDCITLTSRIDENWFEGSVNGKTGFFPVNYVQVTVPLP, from the exons ATGGCGTTCGCCGGTCTCAAGAAACAGATCAATAAAGCCAACCAA TATGTCACGGAGAAGATGGGTGCCGCAGAAGGCACCAAAATGGACGATGACTTCGTCGAAATGGAGAGG AAAACTGATGTTACTTATGAACTAGTGGAGGAGCTCCAAATGAAGACGAAAGAGTTTTTGCAGCCCAATCCTACTGCCCGGGCTAAGATGGCCGCAGTCAAAG CAGGAATAAGCAAACTAAGTGGTCAAGCCAAAGCTGCCACCTACCCACAGCCGGAGGGAACCCTAGGGGAGACCATGTCGGCATATGGACGCAAACTAGGCGAAGAATCCGTTTTCG GCGCTGCACTCATTGAATCTGGTGAAACAATGAAGCAGTTGGCCGACGTCAAATACGCTCTGGATGATAACGTCAAGCAAAACTTCCTGGAACCACTGCACCATTTGCAAAGCAAAGACTTGAAAGAAGTTTTG CATCATCGCAAGAAGCTGCATGGACGACGCTTGGACTTTGATTGTAAAAAACGCAAGCAGACTAAAGGAG CGG GCGGTAACCTGCAATCCAGCAGTCCTTATGGGAGCCCTGCACGTTCTCCCTCACCCTATCGGGGCACTG gCTCGTCAGTGACCGAGGATGAAATTCGccaagcagaagaaaaatttgccgAGTCTCTTCATCTGGCCCAAATGGGAATGCATAACATTCTAGATAATGAC GTCGAGCAAATTGCGCAGTTGGCTTTCTTTGCCGAAGGACTACTCGAGTATCACAAACAGTGTACGGATATTTTGAAAGTGCTAACGGAAACACTTCACGACAA acGGAACGAAGCGGCAAGCAAGCCTCGCAAGGAATTTATCCCCAAAACGTTGGCTGATTTGCCTATGTCGATGGGCGGAGAAATGATGTCGTCAACTGGCcgtactacaccatcaagtcTTACGGATGGATTGAATG GCATGAATAATGCCAAAACACCTAGCGCAGTGTCTCCCAGCTCTGCCCCTGGTTGGGATCCGTTTGGTCAGAATGCGTCAGCCGCACAAG GGCGTCCGAACTCTAGGCCACAACCTAGCGCTACGGCTGTTTACGATTTTGATCCTGAAAACCCTGGTGAACTGGGTTTCAAG gaAGGAGACTGTATCACTCTCACGAGTCGTATTGATGAGAACTGGTTCGAAGGCAGCGTCAATGGTAAGACGGGATTCTTCCCAGTCAATTACGTGCAGGTGACGGTGCCGCTGCCCTAA
- the LOC124207051 gene encoding endophilin-A-like isoform X2, whose product MAFAGLKKQINKANQYVTEKMGAAEGTKMDDDFVEMERKTDVTYELVEELQMKTKEFLQPNPTARAKMAAVKGISKLSGQAKAATYPQPEGTLGETMSAYGRKLGEESVFGAALIESGETMKQLADVKYALDDNVKQNFLEPLHHLQSKDLKEVLHHRKKLHGRRLDFDCKKRKQTKGGTGGNLQSSSPYGSPARSPSPYRGTGSSVTEDEIRQAEEKFAESLHLAQMGMHNILDNDVEQIAQLAFFAEGLLEYHKQCTDILKVLTETLHDKRNEAASKPRKEFIPKTLADLPMSMGGEMMSSTGRTTPSSLTDGLNGMNNAKTPSAVSPSSAPGWDPFGQNASAAQGRPNSRPQPSATAVYDFDPENPGELGFKEGDCITLTSRIDENWFEGSVNGKTGFFPVNYVQVTVPLP is encoded by the exons ATGGCGTTCGCCGGTCTCAAGAAACAGATCAATAAAGCCAACCAA TATGTCACGGAGAAGATGGGTGCCGCAGAAGGCACCAAAATGGACGATGACTTCGTCGAAATGGAGAGG AAAACTGATGTTACTTATGAACTAGTGGAGGAGCTCCAAATGAAGACGAAAGAGTTTTTGCAGCCCAATCCTACTGCCCGGGCTAAGATGGCCGCAGTCAAAG GAATAAGCAAACTAAGTGGTCAAGCCAAAGCTGCCACCTACCCACAGCCGGAGGGAACCCTAGGGGAGACCATGTCGGCATATGGACGCAAACTAGGCGAAGAATCCGTTTTCG GCGCTGCACTCATTGAATCTGGTGAAACAATGAAGCAGTTGGCCGACGTCAAATACGCTCTGGATGATAACGTCAAGCAAAACTTCCTGGAACCACTGCACCATTTGCAAAGCAAAGACTTGAAAGAAGTTTTG CATCATCGCAAGAAGCTGCATGGACGACGCTTGGACTTTGATTGTAAAAAACGCAAGCAGACTAAAGGAGGTA CGG GCGGTAACCTGCAATCCAGCAGTCCTTATGGGAGCCCTGCACGTTCTCCCTCACCCTATCGGGGCACTG gCTCGTCAGTGACCGAGGATGAAATTCGccaagcagaagaaaaatttgccgAGTCTCTTCATCTGGCCCAAATGGGAATGCATAACATTCTAGATAATGAC GTCGAGCAAATTGCGCAGTTGGCTTTCTTTGCCGAAGGACTACTCGAGTATCACAAACAGTGTACGGATATTTTGAAAGTGCTAACGGAAACACTTCACGACAA acGGAACGAAGCGGCAAGCAAGCCTCGCAAGGAATTTATCCCCAAAACGTTGGCTGATTTGCCTATGTCGATGGGCGGAGAAATGATGTCGTCAACTGGCcgtactacaccatcaagtcTTACGGATGGATTGAATG GCATGAATAATGCCAAAACACCTAGCGCAGTGTCTCCCAGCTCTGCCCCTGGTTGGGATCCGTTTGGTCAGAATGCGTCAGCCGCACAAG GGCGTCCGAACTCTAGGCCACAACCTAGCGCTACGGCTGTTTACGATTTTGATCCTGAAAACCCTGGTGAACTGGGTTTCAAG gaAGGAGACTGTATCACTCTCACGAGTCGTATTGATGAGAACTGGTTCGAAGGCAGCGTCAATGGTAAGACGGGATTCTTCCCAGTCAATTACGTGCAGGTGACGGTGCCGCTGCCCTAA
- the LOC124207051 gene encoding endophilin-A-like isoform X8 has translation MAFAGLKKQINKANQYVTEKMGAAEGTKMDDDFVEMERKTDVTYELVEELQMKTKEFLQPNPTARAKMAAVKGISKLSGQAKAATYPQPEGTLGETMSAYGRKLGEESVFGAALIESGETMKQLADVKYALDDNVKQNFLEPLHHLQSKDLKEVLHHRKKLHGRRLDFDCKKRKQTKGGTGSSVTEDEIRQAEEKFAESLHLAQMGMHNILDNDVEQIAQLAFFAEGLLEYHKQCTDILKVLTETLHDKRNEAASKPRKEFIPKTLADLPMSMGGEMMSSTGRTTPSSLTDGLNGMNNAKTPSAVSPSSAPGWDPFGQNASAAQGRPNSRPQPSATAVYDFDPENPGELGFKEGDCITLTSRIDENWFEGSVNGKTGFFPVNYVQVTVPLP, from the exons ATGGCGTTCGCCGGTCTCAAGAAACAGATCAATAAAGCCAACCAA TATGTCACGGAGAAGATGGGTGCCGCAGAAGGCACCAAAATGGACGATGACTTCGTCGAAATGGAGAGG AAAACTGATGTTACTTATGAACTAGTGGAGGAGCTCCAAATGAAGACGAAAGAGTTTTTGCAGCCCAATCCTACTGCCCGGGCTAAGATGGCCGCAGTCAAAG GAATAAGCAAACTAAGTGGTCAAGCCAAAGCTGCCACCTACCCACAGCCGGAGGGAACCCTAGGGGAGACCATGTCGGCATATGGACGCAAACTAGGCGAAGAATCCGTTTTCG GCGCTGCACTCATTGAATCTGGTGAAACAATGAAGCAGTTGGCCGACGTCAAATACGCTCTGGATGATAACGTCAAGCAAAACTTCCTGGAACCACTGCACCATTTGCAAAGCAAAGACTTGAAAGAAGTTTTG CATCATCGCAAGAAGCTGCATGGACGACGCTTGGACTTTGATTGTAAAAAACGCAAGCAGACTAAAGGAGGTA CGG gCTCGTCAGTGACCGAGGATGAAATTCGccaagcagaagaaaaatttgccgAGTCTCTTCATCTGGCCCAAATGGGAATGCATAACATTCTAGATAATGAC GTCGAGCAAATTGCGCAGTTGGCTTTCTTTGCCGAAGGACTACTCGAGTATCACAAACAGTGTACGGATATTTTGAAAGTGCTAACGGAAACACTTCACGACAA acGGAACGAAGCGGCAAGCAAGCCTCGCAAGGAATTTATCCCCAAAACGTTGGCTGATTTGCCTATGTCGATGGGCGGAGAAATGATGTCGTCAACTGGCcgtactacaccatcaagtcTTACGGATGGATTGAATG GCATGAATAATGCCAAAACACCTAGCGCAGTGTCTCCCAGCTCTGCCCCTGGTTGGGATCCGTTTGGTCAGAATGCGTCAGCCGCACAAG GGCGTCCGAACTCTAGGCCACAACCTAGCGCTACGGCTGTTTACGATTTTGATCCTGAAAACCCTGGTGAACTGGGTTTCAAG gaAGGAGACTGTATCACTCTCACGAGTCGTATTGATGAGAACTGGTTCGAAGGCAGCGTCAATGGTAAGACGGGATTCTTCCCAGTCAATTACGTGCAGGTGACGGTGCCGCTGCCCTAA
- the LOC124207051 gene encoding endophilin-A-like isoform X1, whose amino-acid sequence MAFAGLKKQINKANQYVTEKMGAAEGTKMDDDFVEMERKTDVTYELVEELQMKTKEFLQPNPTARAKMAAVKAGISKLSGQAKAATYPQPEGTLGETMSAYGRKLGEESVFGAALIESGETMKQLADVKYALDDNVKQNFLEPLHHLQSKDLKEVLHHRKKLHGRRLDFDCKKRKQTKGGTGGNLQSSSPYGSPARSPSPYRGTGSSVTEDEIRQAEEKFAESLHLAQMGMHNILDNDVEQIAQLAFFAEGLLEYHKQCTDILKVLTETLHDKRNEAASKPRKEFIPKTLADLPMSMGGEMMSSTGRTTPSSLTDGLNGMNNAKTPSAVSPSSAPGWDPFGQNASAAQGRPNSRPQPSATAVYDFDPENPGELGFKEGDCITLTSRIDENWFEGSVNGKTGFFPVNYVQVTVPLP is encoded by the exons ATGGCGTTCGCCGGTCTCAAGAAACAGATCAATAAAGCCAACCAA TATGTCACGGAGAAGATGGGTGCCGCAGAAGGCACCAAAATGGACGATGACTTCGTCGAAATGGAGAGG AAAACTGATGTTACTTATGAACTAGTGGAGGAGCTCCAAATGAAGACGAAAGAGTTTTTGCAGCCCAATCCTACTGCCCGGGCTAAGATGGCCGCAGTCAAAG CAGGAATAAGCAAACTAAGTGGTCAAGCCAAAGCTGCCACCTACCCACAGCCGGAGGGAACCCTAGGGGAGACCATGTCGGCATATGGACGCAAACTAGGCGAAGAATCCGTTTTCG GCGCTGCACTCATTGAATCTGGTGAAACAATGAAGCAGTTGGCCGACGTCAAATACGCTCTGGATGATAACGTCAAGCAAAACTTCCTGGAACCACTGCACCATTTGCAAAGCAAAGACTTGAAAGAAGTTTTG CATCATCGCAAGAAGCTGCATGGACGACGCTTGGACTTTGATTGTAAAAAACGCAAGCAGACTAAAGGAGGTA CGG GCGGTAACCTGCAATCCAGCAGTCCTTATGGGAGCCCTGCACGTTCTCCCTCACCCTATCGGGGCACTG gCTCGTCAGTGACCGAGGATGAAATTCGccaagcagaagaaaaatttgccgAGTCTCTTCATCTGGCCCAAATGGGAATGCATAACATTCTAGATAATGAC GTCGAGCAAATTGCGCAGTTGGCTTTCTTTGCCGAAGGACTACTCGAGTATCACAAACAGTGTACGGATATTTTGAAAGTGCTAACGGAAACACTTCACGACAA acGGAACGAAGCGGCAAGCAAGCCTCGCAAGGAATTTATCCCCAAAACGTTGGCTGATTTGCCTATGTCGATGGGCGGAGAAATGATGTCGTCAACTGGCcgtactacaccatcaagtcTTACGGATGGATTGAATG GCATGAATAATGCCAAAACACCTAGCGCAGTGTCTCCCAGCTCTGCCCCTGGTTGGGATCCGTTTGGTCAGAATGCGTCAGCCGCACAAG GGCGTCCGAACTCTAGGCCACAACCTAGCGCTACGGCTGTTTACGATTTTGATCCTGAAAACCCTGGTGAACTGGGTTTCAAG gaAGGAGACTGTATCACTCTCACGAGTCGTATTGATGAGAACTGGTTCGAAGGCAGCGTCAATGGTAAGACGGGATTCTTCCCAGTCAATTACGTGCAGGTGACGGTGCCGCTGCCCTAA